In Hydractinia symbiolongicarpus strain clone_291-10 chromosome 4, HSymV2.1, whole genome shotgun sequence, the following proteins share a genomic window:
- the LOC130642192 gene encoding tigger transposable element-derived protein 4-like, translating into METVLTRFNRKLVLEDRKVILFLDNAPCHPESIIGQFSQIKIVFLPKNTTSRLQPLDAGIIQNFKVKYRKRLVKYVLARIQENTSATEIVKAINVLKCGIKRDSEEIEENDGDDDLEFEALVKEFTTDLSAAEYVNFDANVPASEPMINELEIDWRQKVRHDSIDAICNREKPDDQIQEIFDDDQDYEDNDDYGPEQEEQMSCKEIITTLDKMRRCTVFDEESQNADGSYKKD; encoded by the exons atGGAAACCGTATTGACACGTTTTAACAGAAAGCTGGTACTCGAAGATAGAAAAGTGATCCTTTTTCTCGACAATGCTCCCTGTCATCCAGAATCCATTATTGGCCAATTCTCGCAGATCAAGATCGTCTTTTTACCGAAAAATACAACTTCGAGGTTGCAACCACTGGATGCAGGCATCATTCAAAATTTCAAGGTCAAATAtagaaaaagacttgttaaataCGTATTGGCAAGAATCCAGGAGAACACATCAGCAACTGAAATTGTCAAGGCTATCAACGTGCTT aaatgtggcATCAAAAGAGATAGCGAGGAGATAGAAGAAAATGACGGAGATGATGATTTGGAGTTTGAGGCACTTGTAAAGGAATTTACCACAGACTTATCCGCAGCAGAATATGTCAACTTCGACGCAAACGTTCCAGCATCAGAACCCATGATTAACGAATTAGAAATCGATTGGCGACAGAAGGTCAGACATGATAGTATCGATGCAATCTGCAATCGAGAAAAGCCAGATGATCAGATTCAGGAAATTTTTGACGACGACCAAGATTATGAGGATAATGACGACTATGGGCCAGAACAAGAAGAGCAGATGAGCTGCAAAGAAATCATCACAACGTTGGACAAAATGCGCCGTTGTACCGTCTTCGATGAAGAAAGTCAAAATGCTGACGGCAGTTACAAAAAAGATTGA
- the LOC130641013 gene encoding eukaryotic translation initiation factor 5A-1-like has protein sequence MGDKQLEADFETGSSGASLTYPQQCSALRKNGFVIIKGRPCKIVEMSTSKTGKHGHAKVHMVALDIFTGKKYEDICPSTHNMDVPHVSRKDYQIVDINDGFVSLMEDNGETKEDLKLPDNEIGAEVQTKFDKDESFLVTVLSACNEEQIVGTKVLN, from the exons atgggTGACAAACAACTGGAAGCAGATTTTGAAACTGGAAGTTCTGGAGCTTCACTTACTTACCCACAGCAATGTTCTGCTTTGCGTAAGAATGGATTTGTCATCATAAAAG gtcGACCCTGTAAAATTGTGGAAATGTCAACATCAAAGACTGGAAAACATGGACATGCAAAAGTGCATATGGTTGCATTAGATATATTTACTGGCAAAAAGTACGAAGATATTTGTCCTTCAACTCACAATATGGACGTTCCCCATGTTTCGAGAAAAGATTATCAG ATTGTTGATATCAATGACGGTTTTGTATCTCTTATGGAAGATAATGGTGAAACTAAAGAAGATCTGAAATTACCCGACAACGAGATTGGTGCTGAAGTGCAGACAAAGTTTGACAAAGACGAATCATTTCTCGTGACTGTGTTGAGTGCTTGTAACGAAGAACAAATCGTTGGTACTAaagtattaaattaa
- the LOC130641014 gene encoding uncharacterized protein LOC130641014: MKLYIFLICIAFVFGEQEIKKRKIPTLKFTNDNVGVYVFDDLVHPAVGSAMRQYLARGEYSYSYLYPDPYENMPEIPNSGNLHWRAFVSPANLIKMRMWKYIRECYKSLPDDIVQGRRFLPYEATGILLQRGDFPVAFKGEEDATDKIFIRIFLTPKMGKNAYSDQTFYDENDEIFASIHPKVNRIVAWYGNVSTLFRPPSMGNQQPEYSLFLKLTPDTTLFNKACEDFNEKKEKMLESKKLPFPFKNSVNKIDYDKINFSDHLVGQYFDRDNNVVAFFDDIFPKEFVDAVRTYYTHYHSGLGYNPYDPASSETHDNVNWLIQLEPESVLNTPYIEMIKRMTAFLTNKTDWYPYDVSCNLIQHTHHTRIHLDCTNQEYEFTFLMYLNPNWTEDMYAETSFYQFDKETLERIEQMSYDKVDREGLESYDLLAAAIPKFGRIALFRNLIPHSARPPAPTFLAARYTFPVKLSESHNMGRAKMLREALEYKTDDIEEDPLYNPLKIGEYAPYLKEEKRDWVEKHLQKMRDCRKKDNQNGVLQLEALLFPEKFRPTKTEL; this comes from the exons ATGAAGTTATACATATTTTTGATTTGTATCGCATTTGTGTTTGGGGAACAAGagataaagaaaagaaagatcCCAACACTGAAATTTACCAATGACAATGTTGGAGTATATGTGTTTGATGATCTTGTGCATCCTGCTGTTGGAAGTGCAATGCGACAGTATTTGGCGAG AGGAGAATATTCGTACTCATATTTATACCCAGACCCTTACGAAAACATGCCAGAAATTCCAAACAGTGGCAATCTTCATTGGAGAGCCTTTGTATCACCAGCTAACTTAATAAAAATGAGAATGTGGAAATACATAAGAGAATGTTACAAAAGCTTACCAGATGATATTGTTCAGGGCCGGAGGTTTCTGCCATATGAAGCAACTGGTATACTGTTACAACGAGGAGATTTTCCTGTTGCATTTAAAG GGGAAGAAGATGCAACCGATAAAATTTTTATCCGTATTTTTCTAACTCCAAAGATGGGCAAAAACGCATACAGCGATCAAACATTTTACGATGAAAATGATGAGATTTTTGCTTCTATTCATCCTAAAGTGAATCGTATTGTTGCTTGGTATGGAAACGTGTCAACACTGTTTCGCCCTCCGTCAATGGGAAACCAGCAGCCAGAATACAGCCTTTTTTTGAAGCTAACTCCTGATACTACCTTGTTTAACAAAGCTTGTGAGGATTTTAAT gaaaagaaagaaaaaatgcttGAAAGCAAAAAGCTTCCATTCCCATTCAAGAATTCTGTCAATAAAATCGATtatgacaaaataaatttttctgaTCATCTGGTTGGTCAGTACTTTGATAGAGATAATAACGTTGTCGCATTTTTCGATGATATATTTCCAAAAGAGTTTGTAGATGCTGTGCGAACCTACTATACCCATTATCACAGTGGGTTGGGATATAATCCATATGATCCTGCATCATCAGAAACACACGATAATGTTAACTGGTTGATACAACTCGag CCCGAATCCGTTCTTAACACGCCATACATCGAAATGATAAAAAGAATGACAGCATTTTTGACAAACAAAACAGACTGGTACCCTTACGATGTATCTTGCAATTTAATCCAACATACTCATCATACTAGAATACATCTTGACTGTACTAACCAAGAG tatgaaTTCACTTTTTTGATGTACTTAAATCCCAACTGGACCGAAGATATGTACGCTGAGACTTCATTCTATCAGTTTGATAAAGAAACACTTGAACGAATCGAACAAATGAGTTACGATAAAGTTGACAGGGAAGGTTTGGAGTCGTATGATCTGTTGG ctgcTGCTATACCCAAGTTTGGTCGCATTGCGTTGTTCCGAAATTTAATCCCTCACTCAGCCAGGCCGCCTGCTCCAACATTTTTAGCTGCTCGCTACACATTTCCTGTTAAG cTTTCAGAAAGCCATAATATGGGAAGAGCCAAAATGCTGCGCGAAGCATTGGAATATAAAACAGACGACATAGAAGAGGATCCCCTATACAATCCTCTGAAGATAGGAGAATACGCGCCATAtttgaaagaagaaaaacgaGACTGGGTGGAGAAGCATTTGCAAAAAATGAGAGATTGCAGAAAGAAAGACAACCAAAATGGAGTTCTCCAACTCGAAGCTCTCCTATTCCCCGAAAAGTTTCGTCCGACGAAAACAGAACTTTAA